Within the Terriglobales bacterium genome, the region ATGACCACCGGCTTGGTCGAGGCCGCGAGCGCGTCCGAGGTCGTCCTGTCGCCGCAGTGCGAGACGTCGATGGCCATCCCGACCTGGTTCATGCGCGCGACCACGCTCGCGCCGTAAGCCGTGAGGCCGGTGTCGGGCCGCTCTTCATAGCCGCAGCCGATGGCATTGCCGAAGTTGTAGGTCAGCTGCGAGACGCGCTGGCCGAGCACGTGGAACGCGTCCACGTCGGAGACCGAGCGGAAGTGCTCGGCGTTCTGGAAGCCGAGGATGATCCCGATCTTGCCCGTGCGCTTGGCGAAGGCGAAGAACGGCGCGCGGTCGATGCGCACCAGCTCCTTCGGGTGCGCCGCGATGAACCGGTTCCAGGCAGCGAGGATGGTGTTGGCATCGTCGTAGGCGTTCGGGCCGTAGCCCCAGCCGATCTGGAAGGCGGTGATGCCGGAGGAGCGGTAGCGCTCGTAGTCGGCCGGCGTGAACGTCTCGGGATGCGAGAACCAGGTGGTGACGCGCGGGCCGGGCTGCGGCAGCACGTCGAGAAAGCCACCCAGCTTGAATTGGCTGAGCATGTCGATGACCAGCGACCGCCCGACCAGCTTGATGCAGCGGTCCGAATAGGCGCGCGGCGACTGGGCGAAGAGCAGGAAGCGCCCGCGCAGCACCGCGGGCGCGGCGAGGGCAGCTCGCTTTAGCAATTCTCGGCGAGTCATCGAAAGGTCAACCTACCACGGAGGCACGGAGCACACGGAGATTTTGATTACCTGTTTCTCTCCGTGCCCTCCGTGTCTCCGTGGTGAATCCTATTTCGCGGACTGAATGCG harbors:
- a CDS encoding membrane dipeptidase translates to MTRRELLKRAALAAPAVLRGRFLLFAQSPRAYSDRCIKLVGRSLVIDMLSQFKLGGFLDVLPQPGPRVTTWFSHPETFTPADYERYRSSGITAFQIGWGYGPNAYDDANTILAAWNRFIAAHPKELVRIDRAPFFAFAKRTGKIGIILGFQNAEHFRSVSDVDAFHVLGQRVSQLTYNFGNAIGCGYEERPDTGLTAYGASVVARMNQVGMAIDVSHCGDRTTSDALAASTKPVVISHSNCRALNPHPRCKTDDQIRALAKNGGVMGISAVQMFVRAGGAATLENVLDHFDHVAKLVGVEHVGIGSDSDLDGYDKLPPVLHRRMLAGYKENAPARGDIPGLDHPQRVFDLTEGLIRRNYSDDAIELILGDNFRRALGSIWK